TGAAGTTGCTCAATACAAAGGTATTAAATCATTCTACAATCTTAAAAAATAATTTTTAAGAGATAATGAGTAGAATTTAATTTTGGAAAAGCACTAGAAAGAAATTCTAGTGCTTTTTCATTTTTCTCTCATTACCTTACCAAACGACCTTTAATTTAGCTGATTACTGTGGTATAATGTAAACTGTCGTAAAACGACCCTTGGTGCTTAGTTCCCTTTCACCAAGCATATTAGAAACGTAAATGATCCTTAGATTATTTGGCGTTAAAGGAGAAAAAATGAAACAATTTTCAGTTAAAGATTTAGTTCAAATCGCGCTAGTAGCAGCAATCTATGTTGCTTTGACCTTGACACCTCCATTAAATGCAATTTCATATGGAATGTATCAGTTTAGAATAGCAGAGATGCTAAACTTCTTAGCATTTTATAATAAAAAATATATTGTTGCAGTGACTATTGGGTGTATGATTGCTAACTTTTATAGTTTTTCAATGGTTGATGTCATTGTTGGTGGTGGCTCTACACTAGTGTTTGTAACCTTAGGTGTATACCTTTTTAAACGTTACCAAAATAGTAAACCAATTCTTGGAATATTCAATAAAGCATTCTTTTATTTTTCTTTCTTTTTTGCAACAAGTATGATTACAGTTGCAGTTGAGTTAAATTTCTTTGGAATGCCATTCTTATTAACTTGGTTTACAACAGCTGTAGGAGAATTAGCTTCTCTATTAGTTGGTTCACTTATCATTGAAAAATTGGCCAAACGCATTGATTTTAAAGCCTAAGAACGATGTAATATCGTTCTTTTTTAGTTGTTTTTAGTCTATGATTTTGGGTAAAAAAGAGTTAAGTGTGATAGAATATACATATGGAAAAAAGGATGAGAGAATTAACTGATCTCTTGAATCAGTACCGCCAAGAATACTATACCAATGATGCACCAAGTGTCTCAGATAGTGAGTATGATAGACTCTATCGAGAGCTTGTTGAGCTTGAAGAAAAATACCCAGAGCTAATTGCGGATAACAGTCCCACACAGCAAGTTGGAGATAAGGTTTTAGATGGCTTTGAAAAATATCAACATCAGTATCAACTTTATAGTTTACAGGATGCTTTTTCAAAAGAAGAATTACTTAACTTTGATCGAAGAGTCAAAAATGAATTTCCCAATGCCAACTATATTGCTGAGCTAAAAATTGATGGACTATCAATTTCTTTGCACTATGAAAAAGGTAAACTTGTAGCTGGTGCAACTCGCGGTGATGGTCAAATTGGTGAAAATATTACTGAGAATTTAAAGAAAATAAAAGATATTCCATCAACATTAAGTCAACCAATCGATATTACAATTCGTGGCGAGGCCTATTTACCACGTGCATCTTTTCAAAAAATAAATCAAGAAAGACAAGAAAGCGGACAAGTTGAATTTGCCAATCCAAGGAATGCTGCAGCTGGAACCTTGAGACAGCTTGATACTGGAATTGTCGCAAAACGTAATCTAGCAACGTTTTTATATCAAGTGGCTAGTCCAGTCACATGGGGAAGTCAGTCTCAAGTGCTTGAAAAGGCTAGTGATTTAGGTTTTTCAGTAAATCCTGTACGTATCGAAGCTGACTCAATTGAGACAATTTGGGAATTTATTGAAACTATGCAAGAAAAAAGAGACAGCTTAGCTTATGATATTGATGGTATTGTTATCAAAGTCAATGATTTAGCCATGCAAGACGAACTTGGTTTTACTATAAAAGCACCAAGATGGGCTATTGCTTACAAGTTTCCAGCAGAAGAAAAAGAAGCTGAAATTTTATCTGTTGACTGGACTGTTGGTCGAACAGGCGTTGTTACACCAACTGCTAATTTAACACCAGTCCAATTAGCTGGAACTAAAGTCAGTCGAGCAACACTTCATAATGTCGATTATATTAATGAAAAAGATATTAGATTACATGATGTCGTTATTGTTTATAAGGCTGGAGACATTATTCCTGCAGTGTTAAGAGTTGTAGATAGTAAGAGAACCCATCAAAAACCAATGGAAATACCACGATTGTGTCCATCTTGTCAGAGTGAATTAATTCATTTTGAAGATGAAGTCGCTTTGCGTTGTATTAATCCATTATGTCCTAACCTTAGACAAAGAAGTTTAGAGCATTTTGCTAGTAGAAATGCTATGAACATCGCTGGTATGGGACCTTCAATAGTCGAAAAATTGTTTAAAGCTAAATTGATTACAGATGTTTCTGATATCTATCGCCTAACTCTGGAAGATTTATTAACTTTAGAAGGCATCAAAGAAAAGTCTGCTCAGAAGTTAATAAATGCTATTAATAATTCAAAAGCAAATACTGCTGAAAAATTATTATTTGGATTGGGTATTAGACATGTAGGTGCAAAGGTTAGTAAGCAATTATTAGAAGTTTTTGGTAATTTACACCAATTGATTGAAGCTGATGAAGAATCTATAGCGCAAATTGATGGTATTGGACTGGTAGTTGCAAAGTCACTTCATAGTTATTTTGAGCGACAAGGTGCAAAAATATTACTTGAAGAATTAACTGAAGTAGGTTTAAATTTAAATTATTTAGGAAAAATTGCTGCTAAAGATGCTGCTTTATTTGGAACGACAGTTGTGTTAACTGGAAAATTAGAAAAAATGACACGTAATGAAGCAAAAGAGAAACTTGAAGCTTTAGGTGCCAAAGTAACGGGATCAGTCTCTAAAAAAACAGATTTGGTTGTTGCTGGTAGTGATGCTGGTTCTAAGCTAACAAAAGCAGAATCATTAGGGATAAGAGTTGAAGATGAAGACTGGCTTTTAAACCAGTAAATAAGGGGTAGTCATGAAAAAACAATTAAAGGCACGTTTGATTTATAATCCAACATCTGGCCAAGAAATCATGAAGAAAAATGTTGCAGAGGTCTTAAATATTCTGGAAAGCTATGGCTATGAAACTTCTGCTTTTCAAACAACGCCTGAAGAAAATTCTGCAAAAAATGAAGCAGCTAGAGCTGCAAAAGCAGGTTTTGATTTAGTTATTGCAGCTGGTGGTGATGGGACAATTAATGAAGTTGTGAATGGCATTGCACCTCTTCCTAAAAGACCTAAAATGGCAATTATTCCAACTGGAACAACTAATGACTTTGCTAGAGCTTTAAAAATTCCACGTGGAAATCCTATTGAAGCTGCAAAAATTATTGGTAAAAACCAGGTCATTGCGATGGATATAGGTAGAGCTTATGAAAAAACTTACTTTATCAATATTGCTGCAGCAGGTTCTTTAACAGAATTGACATACAGTGTACCTAGTCAATTAAAAACGATGTTTGGATACTTGGCATATCTGGCGAAAGGTGTGGAATTACTACCACGAATAAAAAATGTTCCCTTGAAAATCACTCATGATAATGGTGTTTTTGAAGGAAAAGTTTCTATGATTTTTGCAGCAATCACAAATTCAGTTGGTGGGTTTGAACAAATTGCACCTGATGCTAAATTAGATGATGGTCTTTTTACATTAATTTTGGTTAAAACAGCCAACCTTTTTGAAATCGTTCATCTGATTCGACTAGTGTTAGATGGTGGTAAGCACATTAATGATAGAAGAATTGAATACATTAAAACAAGTAAGATTGAAATAGAACCAAAATCAAAACAACGAATGATGATTAATTTGGATGGTGAATATGGTGGCGATGCACCTGTTAAGCTAGAAAATTTTAAGAATCATATTCGTTTCTTTGCTGATACAGATGAAATTTCAGATGATGCTTTAGTACTTGATACAGAAGATTTAGCACTGGAAGCAATAGCCCAAAAATTTACACATGAAGTAGAAGATTTGGACCAAAACTTGGAGGAATAGTGATGTTTGATAATACAGTGATTGTGCATTTTCATAGTCAGCACTCAAATTATTTTGACATGAGCATATGGAAGTGGCGTGATGGTAAGATGGGAAAGGATGCTTATTTTTCAAGATTTGATAGTTTTGGAGCAGTAGCCAATCTCCAATTTCCCGCTCATTTTACTCTAAGCTATGCCTACCTAATCATCAAAAATAAAGACTGGTCATTTAAAACCAAAGATTTTAAAGTGAATCGTAACAGCAACCCGATAAAAACGGAAGTTTGGATTGTAGAAGGAGATGAAACACTTTATTATTCAAGACAAGCAGCAGTTGCTAGTAAATATTATTCAAGATTTGATAGTACAGCTTTTGACATGGCTGTTAACTCAAAAACATTTGATAAAAAATGGGGCTTTGATGGCTGGCTAGGTTTTTCTTATAGTGAAAACGAAACCCAATTTCGATTATGGGCACCTAGAGCTGAACGAGTTGAACTACTTTTTTACCATTCAACAAATGAAGAAGCAAGTATCTCTCAAGTTATACCAATGGCTAGAGGAGATCAGTATACACCTGAAAATCACAAAACAAATACTCATGGGGTATGGTCTATCAATATTTCAGGTGATATAAACTATCAAGCTTATGCTTATCGCGTTTATCATCGTAAGAGAACATTTATTGAATCCAGAGACCCATATGCTATTGCAACCACTGCTAATGGTAGAAGGTCAGTCGTTATTGACAAAAGTCATCTTATTCCTGAAGGGTTTAGTATTAAACACGGAAAAGAAGCTAATTGGAGACTTTCAAATCCAAATAAAGCAGTTATCTATGAAATGCAAGTTCGCGATTTTTCAAAATCAAAATCTTCAGGTGTCTCTCCAGAAAACCGTGGAAAATATCTAGGCGCTATTGAAGAAGGAACGAGAAATGAATTTGGTGATGTGACTTGTTTTGATTATGTTAAAGACTTAGGAATAACTCATATTCAATTACAGCCTGTCTTTGACCATCATCAAATTTTAACCGAACATGGTGACTATGCTTACAACTGGGGATATGATCCTGAGAATTACAATGTTCCAGATGCCACTTTTTCAAGTAATCCGCATGAACCCGCTACCAGAATTTTAGAATTAAAACAGTTAGTTCAAGCTTATCACGATGCTGGAATTGGGGTCATCATGGACGTTGTTTACAATCATACCTATTCAAACATTGACTCAGCATTTCAATTAATAGTGCCAGATTATTATTACCGCATGAACCCAGATGGTTCATTTCAAAATGGTACTGGTGTTGGGAATGAAACAGCTAGTGAAAAAGAAATGTTTCGTAAATACATGATTGATTCCCTAAAATACTGGGTTAATGAATACAATATTGATGGATTTCGATTTGATTTGATGGGGATTCATGATGTTGAGACAATGAATCTTATCCGTCAAGAAATGGACAAAATTGACCCTAATATTCTTCTTTATGGAGAAGGTTGGGATATGGGTGTGGGTCTACGTCCAGAAGATAAAGCCAAAAAAGACAACGCCTGGAAAATGCCTAGAATTGGTTTCTTTAATGATGATCAACGTAATGCCATTAAAGGTGCAGAAGTCTTTGGAGAATTGAAAGTTGGTTTTGTTTCTGGCGCCTCTACAGAAAGTATTGTAGCTAAAGCCATCTTAGGTAGTGATGAGTTGTGCTCTTACCAAACCCCTTCTCAAGTGTTAAATTATGTTGAAGCACATGATAATTATAATCTCAACGATCTTCTTTGGGAATTGCATCCCAATGATTCTAATCAAGACCACCAAAAACGCGTTGAATTGGCAACTGGTATGAATTTGTTGATGCAAGGAATGTCTTTTATGGAACTTGGACAAGAATTTTTAAGAACAAAATGCTATCCAACTGGAAAAAACGGACATCTGACACATGAAGATAAAGAAAGAGCCATGAATTCTTACAATGCGCCTGATTTAGTGAATCAAGTTGACTGGAATAATGTAACCACTTATCAATCATCAGTAGACTTTGTCAAAAACGTTATCGAAATTAAGTCTAAGACGAATCTTTTTTCAATAGAAGATTATCAAACCATCAGAGAACGTGTTTATATTGAATCAGCAAAAGAAGGATCTGGTATTATATCTTGGAAAATTTTTGATGGTGATAATACCCATTTTCATTTCACAATTGATGGAAAAAATATGAAAATTAACATGACAGCAGAAGTAGAATATGATATAATGAATTCAAAAATAAAGCGTTTACATAAACAAGGGTCAACTCTTGAAAATGAATCAACGTTGATCCTTGAAAGAAAAAATAATCCAATGTAATTGGATTATTTTTTTTAGTTTTATAGTTTAAAATTCGAATAGAAGTAAAGAAGGGATGATGCCATGGATATAAAAAGTCAGGAATACACCTTTGGCATTGGTGAAAATTATCATTTACAAGATTTATTAGGATCACATATTGATGAAGACGGTGGTGCTCATTTCAGAGTTTGGGCTCCAAATGCTTTAAACGTTGAAATTATTGGTGATTTTACTGATTGGCAAAGTCAACCAATTACTATGACAAAAAATGAATCTGGTATTTGGTATGGTTATTCAGAAAAAGCAAAATGCCAAGATTTTTATAAATATTTGGTAACTCGAGAAAATGGTCAAAAAATCGAGAAGATTGACCCTATGGCTACTTACTTTGAAGCTAGACCAGGTACTTGTGCTATTCTTGAAAAGAATAAAAAATTCAAGTGGCAAGATAGTTTGTGGATGGGTAGACGAAAACGTTTTGGTTTTAAGGAAAGACCAGTCTCTATATATGAAGTTCATGCGGGATCATGGAAACGGCATTCTGATGGGCGTTCATTTACTTTCACTGATTTAAGAAATAGCCTGATTCCTTATCTTAAAAAAATGAATTATACCCATATCGAATTTATGCCTCTAATGGCACATCCTTTAGGCCTTAGTTGGGGATACCAATTAATGGGTTATTTTGGATTTGAACATACCTATGGGCATCCTGATGAATTTAAAGCATTTGTTGATGAGTGTCATAAAGCGAATATTGGTATACTAGTTGATTGGGTTCCAGGTCATTTTACTCAAAATGATGATGCTTTAGCTTATTATGATGGAACACCAACATATGAGTATCAAGATCCAAATAGAGCTCATAATATCGGTTGGGGAGCATTTAACTTTGATTTAGGGAAAAATCAAGTGCAATCTTTTCTCATTTCCAGTGCCTTATATTGGATAGAAAACTTTCATATAGATGGTCTAAGAGTAGATGCTGTTAGTAATATGCTCTATCTTGATTATGATCAAGGACCTTGGACGCCAAATAAAAATGGAGAACACACCAATTTAGAAGGAATCGCTTTTCTTCAAAAGTTAAACTCTGTTATAAAAACCTATCATCCAGATGTTATGATGATTGCTGAAGAGGCAACTTCAGAAATTCCTATTACTAAAGCAATTACTGACAACGGTTTAGGTTTTGATTATAAGTGGAATATGGGCTGGATGAATGATATTTTGAGATTTTATCAATATGACCCTTATTATAAGCAATTTGATTATTATTTGTTAACCTTTAGTTTTATGTATTGTTTCAATGAAAATTATATTTTACCTTTTTCTCATGATGAAGTGGTTCATGGGAAAAAAAGTATGATGCATAAAATGTGGGGAGATCGTTATAATCAATTTTCTGGACTTCGTAATTTATATGCTTATCAGATATGTCACCCTGGTAAAAAATTATTATTTATGGGTTCTGAGTATGGTCAATTTCTGGAATGGAAAAGTGAAGAACAGTTAGAATGGTCTAATTTAGAAGATGACTTAAATGCCAAGATGCAGTATTTTACCTCTTATATAAATCAATTTTATAAAGATAATAAGCCATTATGGCAAATTGATGATTCTTATGATGGTATTGAAATCATTGATGCTGATAATAAAGAAGAGAGTGTTCTATCTTTTACACGTAAAGATAAAAATGGAAACTTTTTATTATGTATCTTTAATATGACCCCAGTGGAACGAAACCATTTTACAATTGGTGTCCCTGAAGCTGGTATTTATGAAGAACTGATTAATACAGAAATGAAAGAATTTGGAGGTGTTTGGACACAACATAATCCAAAAACAAAAACAAGAGAACAATCATGGCGTAACTATGATCAGACCCTTAGTTTTACACTTCCAGCTATGGGAGCAAGTATTTGGAAATTAAAAAGGCGACTAAAAAAGAAAACAATAAAGTCAACAAAATAAACAAAATAAACTTTTAGTTTGTCTAGGGTTATTTGGAAAGGAATTCTAAATGAAAAATGAAATGTTAGCGCTAATCCTTGCAGGTGGACAAGGAACACGTCTTGGAAAATTGACTCAATCTATCGCAAAACCTGCTGTCCAATTTGGTGGACGTTATCGGATTATTGATTTTGCACTCTCTAATTGTACCAATTCAGGTATACACAATGTTGGCGTGATTACACAATATGAACCTCTTGCCCTAAATAGTCATATTGGAAATGGCTCATCTTGGGGTTTTGATGGTATTGATGCTGGAGCAACAGTATTGCAACCTTACTCAGCTACAGGTGGAAATAAGTGGTTTCAAGGAACAAGTCATGCTATTTATCAAAATATAGATTATATTGATTCAATTAATCCAGAATACGTGTTAATTCTTTCAGGTGATCATATATACAAAATGGATTACGATGAAATGCTTCAGACTCATAAAGATAATTTAGCCAGTTTAACAGTAGCAGTTTTAGATGTTCCACTAAAAGATGCTAGCCGTTTTGGGATTATGAATACTGACTCTAACGACCGTATTGTTGAATTTGAAGAAAAGCCAGAACATCCAAAATCAACAAAAGCTTCTATGGGAATTTATATCTTTAACTGGAGTCGCTTAAGAAGTATGTTACTTGATGCAGAAAAAAATAACATTGATATGTCTGATTTTGGTAAAAATGTGATACCAGCATATTTAGAATCAGGTGAAAGGGTTTATACTTATAATTTTGACGGCTATTGGAAAGATGTTGGTACGATTGAATCACTTTGGGAAGCCAATATGGAATATATAGGGGAGAACAATGCTCTAGATAGTCGAGATCTATCTTGGAAAATTTATTCCAAAAATCATATTGCACCACCAAACTTTATTGCAGAAAATGCGGTCGTCAAAGATTCATTGGTTGTTGATGGTTGTTTTGTTTCAGGAAATGTAGATCACTCTATATTATCAACAGATGTTCAAGTAAAAAAAGATGCTCATATTAAGGATTCCTTTATTATGAGTGGTGTAACAATTGGTGAAGGAGCAAAAATCACGCGTGCTATCATTGGCGAAGGTGCGGTCATTGGTGATAATGTTGTCATCGATGGAACAGATGAAGTACAAGTTGTTGGCTACAATGAAGTAGTGGGGGTGCCAAATGAAGATTGATAAATATACAGCAATTTTAGGAAGTTCAATTGGTTCTTCAGAAATTGAAGGTTTAACGAAAAACCGTCCATTAGCTAGCTTACCTTTTGATGGGAAATACCGCTTAATAGACTTTAATCTGTCAAACTTAGCAAATGCTGGTGTAAGAAGCATATACGGTATCTTTAGAGGTCAAAATATTCGTTCTGTTTTTGACCATATGCGTAGTGGTCGTGAATGGGGATTGAGTACAATATTGAGTCACTATTTCTTAGGCTTTTATAACACAAGTGATGACACAACAGAAGCAGATCAAGATTACTATGAACAAATTCTTACTTATCTACGTCGTTCTAATTCAGATCAAACCATTTACATGAGTTGTGATATTTTATGTAATATTGATTTAGAGCAAGTTATCCATTTACATAATGCAAATAACCGACGGATGACAGTTGTTTATAAAAAGATGTTGCCACACTCTGTTTCAAAATCAAATGATATTTTAGATTTAGATGAGTCAGATACTGTTGTTGGACGTAGACAAGCAAAACCTGAAGATGGCATTGAAAAAATGTCAGCAGGTATTTATATAGTCAACACTCCTTGGTTGATCAAAGAAATGGAAAAAGAAGCACAGATGGAAAAGCCACGTAAGCTTCGTTATCTATTAAGAGACTTATGTGTTGAAGAAGGTGCACTTGGCTTTGAATACACTGGTTATCTAGCCAACATCCATTCTGTAAAAACCTATTTTGATGCAAATATGGACATGTTGGACCACCAAAAATTCTATTCTTTATTGTATTCTAATCAAAAAATATATACAAAAGTCAAAAATGAAGAAGCCACTTATTTTTCTAATGATTCCACTGTAACAAATTCACAATTTGCGT
This Streptococcus urinalis 2285-97 DNA region includes the following protein-coding sequences:
- a CDS encoding QueT transporter family protein is translated as MKQFSVKDLVQIALVAAIYVALTLTPPLNAISYGMYQFRIAEMLNFLAFYNKKYIVAVTIGCMIANFYSFSMVDVIVGGGSTLVFVTLGVYLFKRYQNSKPILGIFNKAFFYFSFFFATSMITVAVELNFFGMPFLLTWFTTAVGELASLLVGSLIIEKLAKRIDFKA
- the pulA gene encoding type I pullulanase — its product is MFDNTVIVHFHSQHSNYFDMSIWKWRDGKMGKDAYFSRFDSFGAVANLQFPAHFTLSYAYLIIKNKDWSFKTKDFKVNRNSNPIKTEVWIVEGDETLYYSRQAAVASKYYSRFDSTAFDMAVNSKTFDKKWGFDGWLGFSYSENETQFRLWAPRAERVELLFYHSTNEEASISQVIPMARGDQYTPENHKTNTHGVWSINISGDINYQAYAYRVYHRKRTFIESRDPYAIATTANGRRSVVIDKSHLIPEGFSIKHGKEANWRLSNPNKAVIYEMQVRDFSKSKSSGVSPENRGKYLGAIEEGTRNEFGDVTCFDYVKDLGITHIQLQPVFDHHQILTEHGDYAYNWGYDPENYNVPDATFSSNPHEPATRILELKQLVQAYHDAGIGVIMDVVYNHTYSNIDSAFQLIVPDYYYRMNPDGSFQNGTGVGNETASEKEMFRKYMIDSLKYWVNEYNIDGFRFDLMGIHDVETMNLIRQEMDKIDPNILLYGEGWDMGVGLRPEDKAKKDNAWKMPRIGFFNDDQRNAIKGAEVFGELKVGFVSGASTESIVAKAILGSDELCSYQTPSQVLNYVEAHDNYNLNDLLWELHPNDSNQDHQKRVELATGMNLLMQGMSFMELGQEFLRTKCYPTGKNGHLTHEDKERAMNSYNAPDLVNQVDWNNVTTYQSSVDFVKNVIEIKSKTNLFSIEDYQTIRERVYIESAKEGSGIISWKIFDGDNTHFHFTIDGKNMKINMTAEVEYDIMNSKIKRLHKQGSTLENESTLILERKNNPM
- a CDS encoding diacylglycerol kinase codes for the protein MKKQLKARLIYNPTSGQEIMKKNVAEVLNILESYGYETSAFQTTPEENSAKNEAARAAKAGFDLVIAAGGDGTINEVVNGIAPLPKRPKMAIIPTGTTNDFARALKIPRGNPIEAAKIIGKNQVIAMDIGRAYEKTYFINIAAAGSLTELTYSVPSQLKTMFGYLAYLAKGVELLPRIKNVPLKITHDNGVFEGKVSMIFAAITNSVGGFEQIAPDAKLDDGLFTLILVKTANLFEIVHLIRLVLDGGKHINDRRIEYIKTSKIEIEPKSKQRMMINLDGEYGGDAPVKLENFKNHIRFFADTDEISDDALVLDTEDLALEAIAQKFTHEVEDLDQNLEE
- a CDS encoding glucose-1-phosphate adenylyltransferase, translated to MKNEMLALILAGGQGTRLGKLTQSIAKPAVQFGGRYRIIDFALSNCTNSGIHNVGVITQYEPLALNSHIGNGSSWGFDGIDAGATVLQPYSATGGNKWFQGTSHAIYQNIDYIDSINPEYVLILSGDHIYKMDYDEMLQTHKDNLASLTVAVLDVPLKDASRFGIMNTDSNDRIVEFEEKPEHPKSTKASMGIYIFNWSRLRSMLLDAEKNNIDMSDFGKNVIPAYLESGERVYTYNFDGYWKDVGTIESLWEANMEYIGENNALDSRDLSWKIYSKNHIAPPNFIAENAVVKDSLVVDGCFVSGNVDHSILSTDVQVKKDAHIKDSFIMSGVTIGEGAKITRAIIGEGAVIGDNVVIDGTDEVQVVGYNEVVGVPNED
- the ligA gene encoding NAD-dependent DNA ligase LigA, producing the protein MEKRMRELTDLLNQYRQEYYTNDAPSVSDSEYDRLYRELVELEEKYPELIADNSPTQQVGDKVLDGFEKYQHQYQLYSLQDAFSKEELLNFDRRVKNEFPNANYIAELKIDGLSISLHYEKGKLVAGATRGDGQIGENITENLKKIKDIPSTLSQPIDITIRGEAYLPRASFQKINQERQESGQVEFANPRNAAAGTLRQLDTGIVAKRNLATFLYQVASPVTWGSQSQVLEKASDLGFSVNPVRIEADSIETIWEFIETMQEKRDSLAYDIDGIVIKVNDLAMQDELGFTIKAPRWAIAYKFPAEEKEAEILSVDWTVGRTGVVTPTANLTPVQLAGTKVSRATLHNVDYINEKDIRLHDVVIVYKAGDIIPAVLRVVDSKRTHQKPMEIPRLCPSCQSELIHFEDEVALRCINPLCPNLRQRSLEHFASRNAMNIAGMGPSIVEKLFKAKLITDVSDIYRLTLEDLLTLEGIKEKSAQKLINAINNSKANTAEKLLFGLGIRHVGAKVSKQLLEVFGNLHQLIEADEESIAQIDGIGLVVAKSLHSYFERQGAKILLEELTEVGLNLNYLGKIAAKDAALFGTTVVLTGKLEKMTRNEAKEKLEALGAKVTGSVSKKTDLVVAGSDAGSKLTKAESLGIRVEDEDWLLNQ
- the glgB gene encoding 1,4-alpha-glucan branching protein GlgB yields the protein MDIKSQEYTFGIGENYHLQDLLGSHIDEDGGAHFRVWAPNALNVEIIGDFTDWQSQPITMTKNESGIWYGYSEKAKCQDFYKYLVTRENGQKIEKIDPMATYFEARPGTCAILEKNKKFKWQDSLWMGRRKRFGFKERPVSIYEVHAGSWKRHSDGRSFTFTDLRNSLIPYLKKMNYTHIEFMPLMAHPLGLSWGYQLMGYFGFEHTYGHPDEFKAFVDECHKANIGILVDWVPGHFTQNDDALAYYDGTPTYEYQDPNRAHNIGWGAFNFDLGKNQVQSFLISSALYWIENFHIDGLRVDAVSNMLYLDYDQGPWTPNKNGEHTNLEGIAFLQKLNSVIKTYHPDVMMIAEEATSEIPITKAITDNGLGFDYKWNMGWMNDILRFYQYDPYYKQFDYYLLTFSFMYCFNENYILPFSHDEVVHGKKSMMHKMWGDRYNQFSGLRNLYAYQICHPGKKLLFMGSEYGQFLEWKSEEQLEWSNLEDDLNAKMQYFTSYINQFYKDNKPLWQIDDSYDGIEIIDADNKEESVLSFTRKDKNGNFLLCIFNMTPVERNHFTIGVPEAGIYEELINTEMKEFGGVWTQHNPKTKTREQSWRNYDQTLSFTLPAMGASIWKLKRRLKKKTIKSTK
- the glgD gene encoding glucose-1-phosphate adenylyltransferase subunit GlgD, which codes for MKIDKYTAILGSSIGSSEIEGLTKNRPLASLPFDGKYRLIDFNLSNLANAGVRSIYGIFRGQNIRSVFDHMRSGREWGLSTILSHYFLGFYNTSDDTTEADQDYYEQILTYLRRSNSDQTIYMSCDILCNIDLEQVIHLHNANNRRMTVVYKKMLPHSVSKSNDILDLDESDTVVGRRQAKPEDGIEKMSAGIYIVNTPWLIKEMEKEAQMEKPRKLRYLLRDLCVEEGALGFEYTGYLANIHSVKTYFDANMDMLDHQKFYSLLYSNQKIYTKVKNEEATYFSNDSTVTNSQFASGSIIKGQVDYSIISRNSIINQGAKVNHSILFPKSKIGENATVEYAIIDKSVEIAPGVTVKGTKENPIVIQKGSKITEDVIK